One window of the Mycobacterium sp. SVM_VP21 genome contains the following:
- a CDS encoding MMPL family transporter — protein sequence MSAPTAGAPTEPVPAARHAARPRLPRFIRTFAVPIILAWIAFVAVLNVVVPQLEEVGKLRAVSMSPNDAPSMIATKRVGKVFHEYDTSSSVMIVLEGDEPLGAAAHEFYDQMVRDLRADTAHVQHVQDFWGDTLTAKGAQSADGKAAYVQVYIAGDQGETLANESVDAVRHIASEGRAPAGVKAYVTGPAATSSDQNHVGDKSMETIEMLTFAVITVMLLGVYRSIITTLIVLLMVVFELSAARGLVAFLGFHNLFGLTTFATNMLVTLAIAASTDYAIFLIGRYQEARKAGEDRETAYYSMFHGTAHVVLASGLTIAGATFCLHFTRLPYFQTMGFPLSIGMVIVVAAALTLGPAVISVCSRFGRVLEPKRVARSTGWHRVGTATVRWPGAILVAAVAAALIGLLTLPGYHTSYNDRIYLPDDVAANVGYSAAFRHFSQAKMNPDLMMIETERDLRNPADFLVIDKIAKALKSVHGIAQVQTITRPDGDPIKHSTIPYTVGQSGTAQLMNNDYMQTNLENLLKQADDLQASIDSMTEMMSIQQDLAEVSQRMADKMSNTAVDIGEMRDHMADFDDFFRVFRNYFYWEPHCFDIPICWSLRSIFDALDGVDTMSADFDEIVPDMQRMAELMPRMVAVMPAQIQSMKNQKQTLLNQYQVQKAQQDQNIAMQKNSTAMGEAFDAAKNDDSFYLPPEAFDTADFKRGIKLFMSPDGHAVRFTIIHQGDPLTPEGISRVEPLKVAAADAIKGTPFEGAKIYLGGSAAMFYDMQQGANYDLLIVATAALILIFIIMMVLTRAVVAATVIVGTVVLSLGSAFGLSVLLWQHVVGIPLHWMVLPMSVIVLLAVGADYNLLLVSRIKEEIHAGLHTGLIRAMVGTGAVVTAAGLVFAFTMASMAVSALIVIGQVGTTIGLGLLFDTLIVRSLMTPSVATLLGRWFWWPQIVRPRPVPQPWPQPIQRAPEEALV from the coding sequence ATGAGCGCGCCGACGGCCGGAGCGCCGACCGAACCCGTTCCGGCGGCACGTCACGCTGCGCGCCCGCGGCTACCCCGATTCATCCGGACGTTCGCGGTGCCGATCATCCTGGCCTGGATCGCCTTCGTTGCCGTACTGAACGTCGTCGTGCCGCAGCTCGAGGAAGTCGGCAAGCTGCGCGCGGTGTCGATGAGCCCCAACGACGCACCGTCGATGATCGCCACCAAGCGCGTCGGAAAAGTGTTTCACGAGTACGACACTTCCAGCTCGGTGATGATCGTGCTCGAAGGCGACGAGCCGCTGGGCGCGGCCGCACACGAGTTCTATGACCAGATGGTGCGCGATCTGCGTGCCGACACCGCTCACGTGCAGCACGTCCAAGACTTCTGGGGCGACACACTGACTGCCAAGGGCGCCCAGAGCGCCGACGGCAAGGCCGCCTACGTTCAGGTCTACATCGCCGGCGACCAGGGGGAGACGCTGGCCAACGAGTCGGTGGACGCGGTGCGCCACATCGCGTCCGAAGGGCGCGCCCCCGCCGGAGTGAAGGCCTACGTGACGGGGCCGGCGGCAACAAGTTCCGACCAGAACCACGTCGGCGACAAGAGCATGGAAACCATCGAGATGCTCACCTTCGCCGTCATCACGGTGATGTTGTTGGGCGTCTACCGATCCATCATCACCACGCTGATCGTGCTGCTCATGGTCGTCTTCGAACTGTCGGCCGCCCGAGGGTTGGTGGCATTCCTGGGATTCCACAACCTGTTCGGTCTGACGACCTTCGCGACCAACATGCTGGTGACGCTGGCCATCGCCGCCTCCACCGACTACGCGATCTTCCTGATCGGTCGATATCAGGAGGCGCGTAAGGCCGGCGAGGACCGAGAAACCGCTTACTACAGCATGTTCCACGGAACCGCGCATGTGGTGTTGGCCTCCGGGCTGACCATTGCCGGGGCCACCTTCTGCCTGCACTTCACTCGGCTGCCGTACTTCCAGACGATGGGCTTCCCGCTGTCGATCGGCATGGTGATCGTGGTCGCCGCCGCGTTGACCCTGGGGCCCGCAGTCATCTCGGTGTGCAGTCGCTTCGGTCGTGTGCTGGAACCCAAGCGCGTCGCCCGGTCGACCGGGTGGCACCGGGTCGGTACTGCCACCGTCCGCTGGCCCGGAGCGATCCTGGTGGCCGCCGTCGCAGCGGCACTGATCGGCCTGCTCACGCTGCCCGGGTACCACACGAGCTACAACGACCGCATCTACCTGCCCGATGACGTCGCGGCCAACGTGGGCTATTCCGCGGCGTTCCGGCACTTCTCCCAGGCGAAGATGAACCCGGACCTGATGATGATCGAAACCGAACGGGATCTGCGTAACCCGGCGGACTTCCTGGTGATCGACAAGATCGCCAAGGCCCTCAAGAGCGTGCACGGCATCGCCCAGGTGCAGACCATCACCCGCCCCGACGGGGACCCGATCAAACATTCCACGATCCCGTACACCGTCGGCCAAAGCGGCACGGCCCAGCTGATGAACAACGACTACATGCAGACCAACCTGGAGAACCTGCTCAAGCAGGCCGACGACCTGCAGGCCAGCATCGACTCGATGACCGAGATGATGAGCATCCAGCAGGATCTGGCCGAGGTGTCGCAGCGGATGGCCGACAAGATGTCGAACACGGCGGTCGACATCGGCGAAATGCGCGATCACATGGCCGATTTCGACGACTTCTTCCGGGTGTTCCGCAACTATTTCTACTGGGAGCCGCACTGCTTCGACATCCCCATCTGCTGGTCGTTGCGGTCGATCTTCGACGCCCTCGATGGCGTCGACACCATGTCTGCCGACTTCGATGAGATCGTGCCGGACATGCAGCGCATGGCCGAGTTGATGCCACGGATGGTCGCGGTGATGCCGGCGCAGATCCAGTCGATGAAAAATCAGAAGCAGACGTTGCTCAACCAGTACCAGGTGCAGAAGGCCCAGCAGGACCAGAACATCGCGATGCAGAAGAACTCCACCGCGATGGGCGAGGCGTTCGACGCCGCCAAGAACGACGATTCGTTCTACCTGCCGCCGGAGGCCTTCGACACCGCCGACTTCAAACGCGGCATCAAGCTGTTCATGTCGCCGGACGGTCATGCGGTGCGGTTCACCATCATTCACCAGGGTGATCCGTTGACGCCGGAGGGAATATCGCGCGTCGAACCGCTGAAGGTCGCGGCAGCCGACGCGATCAAGGGCACACCGTTCGAGGGGGCCAAGATCTACCTCGGCGGCAGTGCGGCGATGTTCTACGACATGCAGCAGGGCGCCAACTACGACTTGCTGATCGTGGCGACGGCCGCACTGATCCTGATCTTCATCATCATGATGGTGTTGACCCGCGCCGTGGTCGCCGCGACGGTGATCGTCGGCACGGTGGTGCTCAGCCTCGGTTCGGCGTTCGGCCTGTCAGTGCTGCTCTGGCAACACGTCGTGGGCATCCCGCTGCACTGGATGGTGCTACCGATGTCGGTCATCGTGCTGCTCGCCGTCGGCGCGGATTACAACCTACTGCTGGTCTCGCGGATCAAGGAGGAGATCCACGCGGGCCTGCACACCGGGCTGATTCGCGCCATGGTCGGCACCGGCGCCGTGGTCACGGCCGCGGGTCTGGTGTTCGCCTTCACCATGGCCTCCATGGCGGTCAGCGCCTTGATCGTGATCGGCCAGGTCGGCACGACCATCGGGCTGGGCCTGCTCTTCGACACCTTGATCGTGCGGTCGCTGATGACACCGTCGGTTGCGACCCTGCTCGGGCGCTGGTTCTGGTGGCCGCAGATCGTGCGGCCGCGGCCGGTTCCGCAGCCCTGGCCGCAACCGATCCAGCGCGCCCCGGAGGAGGCGCTGGTCTAG
- a CDS encoding MmpS family protein → MKRLISRVWLPALIVTAVAAGALTVAQLRTVFGAHPVVVTDLSSDNAEDFNPKFVTYEIFGSGTTAVINYMDLEGKPQRVAGVALPWTLTLQTTLPSVMPNILAQGDGDSISCRVTVDDEVKQERTATGVNAETFCFVKAA, encoded by the coding sequence ATGAAAAGGCTGATCAGCCGGGTTTGGCTGCCCGCTTTGATTGTGACGGCAGTCGCGGCAGGAGCTCTCACCGTCGCCCAGCTGCGGACAGTGTTCGGGGCGCATCCGGTCGTGGTGACCGACCTGTCCTCGGATAACGCCGAAGACTTCAACCCGAAGTTCGTGACATACGAGATCTTCGGCTCGGGCACCACGGCCGTCATCAACTACATGGACCTCGAAGGTAAGCCGCAGCGCGTCGCCGGTGTGGCGTTGCCGTGGACTCTGACGCTGCAGACCACCTTGCCCTCGGTGATGCCCAACATCCTGGCCCAGGGCGACGGCGACAGCATCAGCTGCCGGGTGACCGTCGACGACGAGGTCAAACAGGAAAGGACGGCTACCGGAGTGAACGCCGAAACCTTCTGCTTTGTGAAGGCCGCATGA
- a CDS encoding AAA family ATPase: MPIRWNVPEHSAALHQLTAALDPDGPRAGAVVLGPDGCGKSTLARLAAEDYAGRHPGTRVCWVIGTPAERAVPFGAFSHLVAVADLGKPAALLRAARASLVDAVGDLLLVVDDAHLLDILSATLVYQLALTGTARVIVTGRADCSPAPSPPITALWGDDLLTRIDITAPDEASEADRDVDAFVAGLPADARSVLDYLAVFEPLALVDLIGLTNADAVRRAEELGAVETRARGGREPDPVVYTAHPLFAERARDALGVDDARARRTEVVGVLAGRPCAHVGEQLRLAALAADSDAPQPAAEVVDAAQQALRLGDLQLGERLARHALDRSDGLPARLALAHALGWQGRGRDADAVLAAVDPSGLSEPELMAWALPRAANQFFMLGEPERASAFLAATRGRVTGTAPRITLDALGATFAMNAGNIGRAVEAATAVLADPAADDMAVAWAGSAAALCAARSGHLDDVGPLARRALDAEHPGVLRFTIGLAEITALLMTERLAEARELAWQFTDFAELSQPGRAIGEVLVAQVMIAAEEYDAAIKLLAPAAATLERTGYSWGPLSLTLLATALSRQTDIAGAAKALSRAESRHGTKSALFAPELGMARAWQRACMRDQHGAIAAAREAARMAERTGQSAVALQAWDTAAQLGDARAVDPLIRLSNEVDCAFGRTALTRARALLSP; the protein is encoded by the coding sequence ATGCCGATCCGGTGGAACGTCCCCGAGCATTCGGCGGCGTTGCATCAGCTCACCGCAGCACTCGACCCCGACGGGCCTCGGGCCGGCGCGGTGGTGCTCGGGCCCGACGGGTGTGGCAAGTCCACCCTGGCCCGGTTAGCGGCTGAGGATTACGCCGGCCGCCATCCCGGGACCCGGGTGTGCTGGGTGATCGGCACCCCCGCCGAGCGCGCCGTGCCGTTCGGCGCCTTCAGCCATCTGGTTGCGGTGGCCGATCTCGGCAAGCCCGCCGCGCTGCTGCGGGCGGCGCGGGCTTCGTTGGTCGATGCGGTGGGCGATCTCCTGCTGGTGGTCGACGACGCGCATCTCCTCGACATCTTGTCGGCGACGCTGGTCTATCAGCTGGCGCTGACCGGGACGGCCCGAGTGATCGTCACCGGGCGCGCCGACTGCTCCCCTGCGCCTTCGCCGCCGATCACCGCGCTGTGGGGCGATGATCTGCTGACCCGCATCGACATCACCGCCCCAGATGAGGCGAGTGAGGCCGATCGCGACGTGGATGCCTTCGTGGCCGGGTTGCCGGCTGACGCGCGTTCGGTGCTGGACTACCTGGCCGTCTTCGAGCCGCTGGCGCTGGTCGATCTGATCGGCCTCACCAACGCCGACGCGGTCCGCCGGGCCGAGGAGCTGGGCGCGGTGGAGACCCGCGCTCGCGGCGGCCGCGAACCGGACCCGGTGGTCTACACCGCTCACCCGCTGTTCGCCGAGCGTGCGCGGGACGCTCTCGGAGTCGACGATGCGCGTGCCCGGCGTACCGAAGTGGTCGGCGTGCTGGCAGGCCGGCCCTGCGCACACGTCGGCGAGCAGCTGCGGCTGGCGGCGCTGGCCGCCGACAGCGACGCGCCCCAGCCCGCCGCCGAGGTGGTGGACGCCGCCCAGCAGGCGTTGCGGCTGGGCGACCTGCAACTGGGCGAGCGGCTGGCCCGGCACGCCCTGGATCGGTCGGACGGACTGCCGGCCCGACTGGCATTGGCGCACGCGCTGGGCTGGCAGGGCCGCGGGCGCGACGCCGACGCGGTCCTGGCGGCGGTCGACCCATCCGGGCTGAGCGAGCCGGAGTTGATGGCTTGGGCGCTGCCGCGGGCCGCCAATCAGTTCTTCATGCTGGGCGAGCCCGAACGCGCCTCCGCTTTCCTGGCCGCCACCCGTGGCCGGGTGACCGGCACCGCCCCACGCATCACCCTGGACGCGCTCGGCGCCACCTTCGCCATGAATGCCGGAAACATCGGCCGCGCCGTCGAGGCCGCCACCGCGGTACTGGCCGATCCGGCCGCCGACGACATGGCGGTGGCCTGGGCGGGCAGCGCGGCAGCCCTGTGCGCGGCGCGGTCCGGCCACTTGGACGACGTCGGCCCCCTGGCGCGCCGTGCGTTGGACGCCGAACATCCCGGAGTGCTGCGGTTCACCATCGGGCTCGCCGAGATCACCGCGCTGCTGATGACCGAACGGCTCGCCGAGGCCCGCGAACTGGCTTGGCAGTTCACCGATTTCGCCGAGCTGTCCCAGCCCGGCCGGGCGATCGGCGAGGTGCTGGTGGCGCAGGTGATGATCGCCGCCGAAGAGTACGACGCTGCGATCAAGCTGCTGGCGCCGGCCGCGGCCACCCTGGAACGCACCGGCTACTCGTGGGGACCGCTGTCGCTGACGCTGCTGGCAACCGCACTGTCCCGCCAGACCGACATCGCCGGCGCGGCAAAGGCGTTGAGCCGGGCCGAATCCCGGCACGGCACCAAATCAGCGCTGTTCGCCCCGGAGCTCGGGATGGCGCGGGCTTGGCAACGGGCCTGCATGCGCGATCAGCATGGGGCGATCGCCGCGGCCCGGGAAGCCGCCCGGATGGCCGAGCGCACCGGACAGTCGGCGGTGGCGTTGCAGGCCTGGGACACCGCCGCCCAGCTCGGCGATGCCCGGGCCGTCGACCCGCTGATCCGGCTGTCCAACGAGGTCGACTGCGCGTTCGGCCGGACCGCGTTGACCCGGGCCCGTGCCTTGCTGTCGCCCTGA
- the dapD gene encoding 2,3,4,5-tetrahydropyridine-2,6-dicarboxylate N-succinyltransferase translates to MTGVTGASGVGVATLAADGSVLDTWFPAPQLGGPGQAGTTRLGADEVPAELAGLLGADEDRGTETVAVRTVIGSLDDTAVDAYDAYLRLHLLSHRLVVPHGLNAGGLFGVLTNVVWTNYGPCAVEGFESTRARLRRRGPVTVYGVDKFPRMVDYVLPSGVRIADADRVRLGAHLASGTTVMHEGFVNFNAGTLGASMVEGRISAGVVVGDGSDVGGGASIMGTLSGGGTQVISIGKRCLLGANAGLGIPLGDDCVVEAGLYVTAGTKVTLPDGSTAKARDLAGRNNLLFRRNSQTGAVEVVARDGQGIALNEDLHAN, encoded by the coding sequence CTGACCGGCGTGACTGGAGCTTCGGGCGTCGGGGTAGCGACGCTGGCCGCAGACGGATCTGTGCTCGACACCTGGTTTCCCGCACCGCAGTTGGGCGGCCCGGGCCAGGCCGGGACCACCCGCCTTGGCGCGGACGAGGTGCCCGCCGAACTGGCCGGACTGCTCGGAGCCGACGAGGACCGCGGCACCGAGACGGTCGCGGTGCGCACCGTGATCGGGTCGCTGGACGACACCGCCGTCGACGCCTACGACGCCTACCTGCGCCTGCACCTACTCTCGCATCGACTGGTGGTGCCGCACGGGCTCAATGCCGGCGGACTGTTCGGTGTGCTGACCAACGTGGTGTGGACCAACTACGGGCCGTGCGCCGTCGAGGGCTTCGAGTCGACGCGTGCCCGGTTGCGCCGGCGCGGCCCGGTGACCGTCTACGGGGTGGACAAGTTCCCCCGCATGGTCGACTACGTGCTGCCCTCCGGCGTGCGCATTGCCGACGCCGACCGGGTGCGCCTAGGTGCGCACCTGGCGTCGGGGACCACGGTGATGCACGAAGGATTCGTCAACTTCAACGCGGGCACCCTGGGCGCCTCGATGGTCGAAGGCCGCATCTCGGCCGGTGTGGTGGTCGGCGACGGCTCCGACGTCGGCGGCGGCGCGTCGATCATGGGCACGCTGTCCGGCGGTGGGACCCAGGTGATTTCGATCGGCAAGCGCTGTTTGCTGGGCGCGAACGCCGGATTGGGCATCCCGCTGGGCGACGACTGCGTGGTCGAGGCCGGGCTCTACGTCACCGCCGGAACCAAGGTCACCCTGCCCGACGGCAGCACGGCCAAGGCCCGTGACCTGGCCGGCCGGAACAATCTGCTGTTCCGCCGCAACTCGCAGACCGGCGCGGTCGAGGTGGTGGCCCGCGACGGTCAGGGCATCGCGCTCAACGAAGACCTGCACGCCAACTAG
- the fadD6 gene encoding long-chain-acyl-CoA synthetase FadD6 — translation MSDHDSGTVTQVGLVDVLARTPRLLADGPTILRGLWTGLRARPTSKASIGKVFQDRAAQVGDRVFIRFGEQQLTYREANETVNRYAAVLAARGVGHGDVVGIMLRNSPDAVLMMLAVAKCGGVAGMLNYHQRGDVLAHSLGVLNCTLLIAESDLVDPVKECGCPDVPVTIEEFRRLAATAPDGNPASVNAVLAKDTAFYIFTSGTTGYPKASVMTHYRWLRALATFGGIGLRLRGSDTLYCCLPLYHNNALTVAVSSVLNAGATLALGRSFSASRFWDEVIAADATAFVYIGELCRYLLNQPAKATDRAHKVRVIAGNGLRPEIWDEFTHRFGIKRVCEFYAASESNSAFLNVFNVPRSTGVYPGPLAYVQYDPDTGLPLRGADGWVQRVPAGQPGLLLSPVNRFSPFDGYTDPEANEKKLVRNAFRDGDCWFNTGDLMRPQGMGHAAFVDRLGDTFRWKGENVATTQVEAALSADDAIEECAVYGVEVPGTGGRAGMAAVKLRDGATFDGPGLAGVVCDQLPSYAVPLFVRVVPSMAHTTTFKSRKVELREQGYGGGGAEIEDPLYVLAGRGEGYVPFYGDYPGEVAAGQRPKG, via the coding sequence GTGTCCGACCACGACTCCGGCACCGTCACCCAGGTGGGACTGGTCGACGTTCTGGCCCGCACCCCCCGCCTGTTGGCCGACGGGCCGACCATCCTGCGCGGGCTGTGGACCGGACTGCGAGCCCGCCCCACCTCCAAGGCCTCGATCGGCAAGGTCTTCCAGGACCGCGCGGCCCAAGTCGGTGACCGGGTCTTCATCCGGTTCGGCGAGCAGCAACTGACCTACCGTGAAGCCAACGAGACCGTCAACCGCTACGCCGCCGTGCTGGCTGCGCGCGGCGTCGGCCACGGCGACGTCGTCGGGATCATGCTGCGCAACTCCCCGGACGCGGTGTTGATGATGCTGGCCGTCGCCAAGTGCGGTGGGGTCGCCGGCATGCTCAACTACCACCAGCGCGGTGACGTGCTGGCCCACAGCCTGGGGGTGCTGAACTGCACGCTGCTGATCGCCGAGTCCGACCTGGTCGATCCCGTCAAAGAGTGCGGCTGCCCCGATGTGCCGGTGACCATCGAGGAGTTCCGGCGGCTGGCCGCCACGGCACCGGACGGCAACCCCGCATCGGTGAACGCGGTGCTGGCCAAGGACACCGCGTTCTACATCTTCACCTCCGGCACCACCGGCTACCCCAAGGCCAGCGTGATGACGCACTACCGGTGGTTGCGCGCGCTGGCGACCTTCGGCGGGATCGGGCTGCGGCTGCGCGGCAGCGACACGCTGTACTGCTGCCTGCCGCTCTACCACAACAACGCGCTGACGGTCGCGGTGTCGTCGGTGCTCAACGCCGGTGCCACGCTGGCCCTGGGCCGCTCGTTCTCGGCCTCGCGGTTCTGGGACGAGGTGATCGCCGCGGACGCCACCGCCTTCGTCTACATCGGCGAGCTCTGCCGGTATCTGCTCAACCAGCCCGCCAAGGCCACCGATCGAGCCCACAAGGTGCGGGTGATCGCCGGCAACGGGCTGCGGCCGGAGATCTGGGACGAGTTCACCCATAGGTTCGGCATCAAGCGGGTCTGCGAGTTCTACGCCGCCAGCGAGAGCAACAGCGCTTTCCTCAACGTGTTCAACGTGCCGCGCAGCACCGGCGTCTATCCGGGACCGCTGGCCTACGTGCAGTACGACCCCGACACCGGCCTGCCGCTGCGCGGCGCGGACGGCTGGGTGCAGCGGGTGCCCGCCGGCCAGCCCGGACTGCTGTTGAGCCCGGTGAATCGGTTCTCGCCGTTCGACGGCTACACCGACCCGGAGGCCAACGAGAAGAAGCTGGTGCGCAACGCCTTCCGCGACGGCGACTGCTGGTTCAACACCGGTGACCTGATGCGCCCACAGGGCATGGGGCACGCCGCGTTCGTCGACCGGCTCGGCGACACCTTCCGATGGAAGGGCGAGAACGTTGCCACCACGCAGGTCGAGGCCGCGCTGAGCGCCGACGACGCTATCGAGGAGTGCGCCGTCTATGGCGTCGAGGTGCCCGGTACCGGTGGCCGTGCCGGGATGGCCGCGGTCAAACTGCGCGACGGCGCGACCTTCGACGGGCCGGGGCTGGCCGGCGTGGTCTGTGACCAGCTGCCCTCCTATGCGGTGCCGCTGTTCGTGCGGGTGGTGCCGTCGATGGCCCACACCACCACGTTCAAGAGTCGCAAGGTGGAGCTGCGCGAGCAGGGCTACGGCGGCGGGGGCGCCGAGATCGAGGACCCGCTGTACGTGCTGGCCGGCCGCGGCGAAGGCTACGTGCCCTTCTACGGCGACTATCCCGGCGAAGTGGCGGCTGGACAGCGACCGAAGGGCTGA
- a CDS encoding TetR/AcrR family transcriptional regulator, producing the protein MSASDTSDRPLRKDAERNRARVLEAARDLFASKGLEPNLNDVAHHAGVGVGTVYRRFASKEELLEAIFEDGLNQLADLAETALQQPDPWQGFVWYVEQMCEITATDRGLREIAFSKSYGGDRVTAAQERLIPVQKRLVERARSDGRLRPELSDTDMPIFGLLAGTVSEFAGHVDAHLWRRFVAILIDGMRCRSDQLPLPVAALNDDGVQCAMRSWEPAGPCGDRSRE; encoded by the coding sequence GTGAGCGCCAGTGACACATCAGACCGCCCGCTACGCAAGGACGCGGAGCGCAATCGGGCGCGGGTGCTGGAAGCCGCCCGCGACCTGTTTGCCAGCAAGGGGCTGGAGCCCAACCTCAACGACGTCGCACACCATGCGGGCGTGGGGGTGGGCACGGTCTACCGACGGTTCGCCAGCAAGGAGGAGCTGCTGGAGGCGATCTTCGAAGACGGCCTGAACCAGCTCGCCGACTTGGCGGAAACAGCGCTGCAACAACCAGATCCCTGGCAGGGGTTCGTCTGGTACGTCGAGCAGATGTGTGAGATCACCGCGACCGACCGGGGATTGCGGGAGATCGCCTTCAGCAAGTCATACGGGGGCGATCGTGTGACAGCTGCCCAGGAGCGACTCATTCCCGTTCAGAAGCGGCTCGTCGAGCGAGCGCGCAGCGACGGTCGCCTGCGCCCGGAACTGTCCGATACCGACATGCCGATCTTCGGGCTGCTGGCCGGCACGGTGAGCGAGTTCGCCGGCCATGTCGACGCACACCTGTGGCGTCGTTTTGTGGCCATCCTTATCGACGGGATGCGCTGTCGCAGTGACCAATTGCCGTTGCCGGTGGCCGCACTCAATGACGACGGAGTCCAGTGCGCGATGCGAAGCTGGGAACCGGCAGGCCCCTGCGGTGACCGCAGCCGCGAATGA
- the dapE gene encoding succinyl-diaminopimelate desuccinylase has translation MLDLHSDPIALTAALVDIPSESRHEARIADEVEAALRAQAPGFEIVRDGDAVLARTHLGRPTRVLLAGHLDTVPAAGNLPSRRTTTPDEGDVLHGCGTVDMKSGVAVFLHLAATLTEPVHDLTCVFYDCEEIEAAANGLGRIERNLPDWLAADLAILGEPTGGYIEAGCQGTLRVVVTATGTRAHSARSWLGDNAIHKLGAVLNRLAAYQPRSIDIDGCVYREGLSAVRIDGGVAGNVIPDTASVTVNFRFAPDRTPHEALIHVQEVFDGLHVMIEQTDAAAGALPGLTAPAAAALVAAADGQVRAKYGWTDVSRFAARGIPAVNYGPGDPNLAHTVDERVPVEQISAVAELLRGFLTG, from the coding sequence GTGCTGGACCTGCACTCCGACCCGATTGCCCTGACCGCAGCCCTGGTGGACATTCCCAGCGAGTCGCGGCACGAAGCCCGTATCGCCGACGAGGTCGAAGCCGCACTGCGGGCGCAGGCGCCCGGGTTCGAGATCGTCCGCGACGGCGACGCGGTACTGGCCCGCACCCACCTGGGACGCCCGACCCGGGTGTTGCTGGCCGGGCACCTGGACACCGTGCCGGCGGCCGGTAACCTGCCCAGCCGGCGCACCACCACCCCCGACGAGGGCGACGTGCTGCACGGTTGCGGGACCGTCGACATGAAATCCGGTGTCGCCGTCTTCCTGCATCTGGCCGCCACCCTCACCGAGCCCGTGCACGATCTGACTTGCGTGTTCTACGACTGCGAGGAGATCGAGGCGGCCGCCAACGGGCTGGGTCGCATCGAACGCAACCTGCCGGATTGGCTGGCGGCTGACCTGGCCATCCTCGGTGAGCCCACCGGCGGCTACATCGAGGCCGGCTGCCAGGGCACACTGCGGGTCGTCGTCACCGCGACCGGCACCCGGGCGCATTCGGCACGCTCCTGGCTGGGCGACAACGCCATCCACAAACTGGGGGCGGTGCTGAATCGGCTAGCCGCCTACCAGCCGCGCAGCATCGACATCGACGGCTGCGTCTACCGCGAGGGCCTGTCGGCGGTGCGCATCGACGGCGGGGTGGCCGGCAACGTCATCCCCGATACCGCGAGCGTGACCGTGAACTTCCGCTTCGCCCCGGACCGCACGCCGCACGAGGCGCTGATCCACGTGCAGGAGGTGTTCGACGGCCTGCACGTCATGATCGAGCAGACCGATGCCGCAGCCGGCGCTCTGCCGGGGCTCACCGCACCCGCCGCCGCCGCACTGGTGGCCGCCGCGGACGGACAGGTGCGGGCCAAGTACGGCTGGACCGACGTGTCCCGATTCGCTGCCCGCGGCATCCCCGCGGTCAACTACGGCCCCGGTGATCCCAACCTTGCCCACACCGTCGACGAGCGGGTGCCGGTCGAGCAGATCAGCGCGGTGGCCGAGCTGCTGCGCGGTTTCCTCACCGGCTGA
- a CDS encoding TIGR00730 family Rossman fold protein, with amino-acid sequence MRCSEWAVCVYCASGPNDPALLALAAKVGAAIAERGWTLVWGGGNVSAMGALAVAARERGGHTVGVIPKALLHREVADVDADELIVTDTMRERKQVMDDRADAFLTLPGGIGTLEELFETWTAGYLGMHDKEVVLLDPDGHYEGLWTWLSGLIDTGFVSRRAMDRLLVFGELEAALDACSPGTAGTD; translated from the coding sequence GTGCGGTGCAGCGAATGGGCGGTCTGTGTCTACTGCGCGTCGGGCCCCAACGATCCGGCACTGCTGGCGCTGGCCGCCAAAGTCGGTGCGGCGATCGCCGAGCGGGGTTGGACGCTGGTGTGGGGAGGTGGCAACGTCTCGGCGATGGGCGCGCTGGCCGTGGCCGCCCGCGAGCGCGGCGGGCATACCGTCGGGGTCATCCCCAAGGCGCTGCTGCACCGCGAGGTGGCCGACGTCGACGCCGACGAGCTGATCGTCACCGACACCATGCGCGAGCGGAAACAGGTGATGGACGATCGCGCCGACGCATTCCTGACCCTTCCCGGCGGCATCGGCACGCTGGAAGAGCTGTTCGAAACATGGACCGCCGGGTATCTGGGCATGCACGACAAAGAGGTGGTGCTGCTGGACCCCGACGGCCACTACGAGGGGCTGTGGACGTGGTTGTCCGGCCTGATCGATACCGGGTTCGTGTCGCGGCGTGCGATGGACCGCCTGCTGGTGTTCGGCGAGTTGGAGGCGGCGCTGGACGCCTGTTCACCCGGTACCGCCGGTACCGATTAA